From the genome of Ananas comosus cultivar F153 unplaced genomic scaffold, ASM154086v1, whole genome shotgun sequence:
NNNNNNNNNNNNNNNNNNNNNNNNNNNNNNNNNNNNNNNNNNNNNNNNNNNNNNNNNNNNNNNNNNNNNNNNNNNNNNNNNNNNNNNNNNNNNNNNNNNNNNNNNNNNNNNNNNNNNNNNNNNNNNNNNNNNNNNNNNNNNNNNNNNNNNNNNNNNNNNNNNNNNNNNNNNNNNNNNNNNNNNNNNNNNNNNNNNNNNNNNNNNNNNNNNNNNNNNNNNNNNNNNNNNNNNNNNNNNNNNNNNNNNNNNNNNNNNNNNNNNNNNNNNNNNNNNNNNNNNNNNNNNNNNNNNNNNNNNNNNNNNNNNNNNNNNNNNNNNNNNNNNNNNNNNNNNNNNNNNNNNNNNNNNNNNNNNNNNNNNNNNNNNNNNNNNNNNNNNNNNNNNNNNNNNNNNNNNNNNNNNNNNNNNNNNNNNNNNNNNNNNNNNNNNNNNNNNNNNNNNNNNNNNNNNNNNNNNNNNNNNNNNNNNNNNNNNNNNNNNNNNNNNNNNNNNNNNNNNNNNNNNNNNNNNNNNNNNNNNNNNNNNNNNNNNNNNNNNNNNNNNNNNNNNNNNNNNNNNNNNNNNNNNNNNNNNNNNNNNNNNNNNNNNNNNNNNNNNNNNNNNNNNNNNNNNNNNNNNNNNNNNNNNNNNNNNNNNNNNNNNNNNNNNNNNNNNNNNNNNNNNNNNNNNNNNNNNNNNNNNNNNNNNNNNNNNNNNNNNNNNNNNNNNNNNNNNNNNNNNNNNNNNNNNNNNNNNNNNNNNNNNNNNNNNNNNNNNNNNNNNNNNNNNNNNNNNNNNNNNNNNNNNNNNNNNNNNNNNNNNNNNNNNNNNNNNNNNNNNNNNNNNNNNNNNNNNNNNNNNNNNNNNNNNNNNNNNNNNNNNNNNNNNNNNNNNNNNNNNNNNNNNNNNNNNNNNNNNNNNNNNNNNNNNNNNNNNNNNNNNNNNNNNNNNNNNNNNNNNNNNNNNNNNNNNNNNNNNNNNNNNNNNNNNNNNNNNNNNNNNNNNNNNNNNNNNNNNNNNNNNNNNNNNNNNNNNNNNNNNNNNNNNNNNNNNNNNNNNNNNNNNNNNNNNNNNNNNNNNNNNNNNNNNNNNNNNNNNNNNNNNNNNNNNNNNNNNNNNNNNNNNNNNNNNNNNNNNNNNNNNNNNNNNNNNNNNNNNNNNNNNNNNNNNNNNNNNNNNNNNNNNNNNNNNNNNNNNNNNNNNNNNNNNNNNNNNNNNNNNNNNNNNNNNNNNNNNNNNNNNNNNNNNNNNNNNNNNNNNNNNNNNNNNNNNNNNNNNNNNNNNNNNNNNNNNNNNNNNNNNNNNNNNNNNNNNNNNNNNNNNNNNNNNNNNNNNNNNNNNNNNNNNNNNNNNNNNNNNNNNNNNNNNNNNNNNNNNNNNNNNNNNNNNNNNNNNNNNNNNNNNNNNNNNNNNNNNNNNNNNNNNNNNNNNNNNNNNNNNNNNNNNNNNNNNNNNNNNNNNcaacaaaagctactacctcgaaggcttagctgctaggtgaggcaatttatactagatctcataaactttgaagaacttttatttaaaacattaaaaagatTTAGTATTCTTTCAAGTAGTTCGCTCATATTTTACTTGTCAATTTTATCTTGCTGCAGAATTTTTATCTACAAATCTAGGAAGTTAAATTTTAGCCTCAATAACTAGAAATAGATACATCACTTatcttaaaaaatagtttttaagttGGTTAATACTAAGAAAATGTGGCAGTTTGATCTCATAGTGTATGGCCGGAAATTTTTAATCATTAAAACACTGGAAAACTAGCATTTCATTTActataactttttaatattttaaattaaaaatcttcaaaatttaTGAGATTTATTGCAAATTACCATACCTAGTAGCTAAGCTTTCGAAATAGTAACTTTTGCTAAATATTCATACTCTCGCTAGCATGAGTATTCTCATATCATCGGcttggaagagagagagagagagagagagagagagagagagatatatatatatatatatatatattatgtgtatgaagggctctatactcataagagtatagtaatcctagcctatatatatatacgtttttcatacttttaaaagtacggaggcttttgtgcttgtaagttgttttcgatgatagggcATCCGATTTaacgatcggctctattagacaTAATCTATGTTATTGGAACtagctaaaaatcaaatttcataattttttgacatcatttgccaagcgatcacagggtctcaaaaatgactattttaacagcTGATGTGgtacatttttaagttcaacggcgtagaagtatccaaattatatgaaaatttaataaaaaattttacttaatatcaaaagtaagaacaatacttcggatttaaaatttgagtcctttatcattgtatttttatgaaatatttattttcagccgttaattttgagAATACTCGTTCACTAgtcaaacgaagtcaaaaaagtatgaaatttggtttctagatagttataatagcgtagatcatgtctaattgAACCGATCgttgaatcggatgtcccatcatcgaaaataacttataaatacggacgcctccgtactttcgaaagcgtagaagtctgtatatatatatatatatatagagagagagagagagagagagagagagagagagagagagagagagagaaaagaagaagaagaaggaggaggaggaggaggaggaggaggagcaaaaTAGAAGTAGCTAGAGAAATaaagtgggaaaaaaaagaaaagaaagggcaACAATCTCTTTATTCTTGGGTACACGGATCACATGATCACATCAGATATATATGTTGATGAGTTGAGCAAGATGGTGCAAACAGTGAAGTATCATGGGAGGAGAATAGTAGGTTTGAACCATTTTGTGGACCAACTGTCTCAAGATGGTTTCCTGCCTTTTGATGGTCAATAAAGCTATGAAGTTGTCTGTCCAATCAATCATCAGCATTTGGCCTGGTCCATGTTCAAACAGagcaaagaagaagagaagaagaagaagaagaagagagatatCATATAAAAACACACaccataatatattaataatgtaGTAATTTATAATAAGCAAAGATCATACTCATCATGTGTATGGAAGGTTAGGGAGCACTAATATGGCCCTTGTATTTAATTGGTAATTTCACACTCTTATAAaccaatatattatataatggatAGAGGATACTTAGAGGAGTCTTCTTCTTATCtcttgcttttctcttttttctattCTAGAGGAGTTTTCCTTGTTCACACTTCACCTACTTGCACTCAGTAGGTACTTATGCTTCAAGCTTTCAAGAatgaaacaaattatatataaagaagaaTATGAATTAATTTACTAACAAATAAATAATGGCTCCATAGTTGTGAAAACATGCATGTTTGTGCTTACAAGCtcagtgagagagagagagagagagagagagagagagagagagagggtggtgGGTTCTTTTGATTCCTCTTTATAGATGGTTAATGTTAGAAGATATTCATGCAATACACTACTCCACAAATTAAGATTATCCCACAACTAGTCAGTTGTAGCTCACAATTGGATCATAGCAGAAACAAACTCCATATTCACAATGTAGGATCTCTATTGTGAGACCAACAAACAATATTATGATGTGAGTGGTGCATGTGACAGTACTATTTATTGCAAAAATGCAAGTTACAAACTACACAAAACAGTACATTTTATAGCTGCCACACAATTGAGTCTGAGAACCAACATCTGTGATTAGTATATCATATTTCATGGATTGTACTCATCAGAGAATATCATTCTCGGCAGTAATATTAATTGGTTCTCTTCTTAACTAAGTGTCCTCCTTCCAGGAATCTCTAAAGTTAAAAGTTATGGATCCTAGCTAGGCCACCAAAGCGTATCCAGATAAATGTCCatataaatgataaaagaaCCTTTGGTCTaacaataaaataagaaaaaagaaaaattgaagttgGTTTCTTTGTATTGAAGTTATTGAACCAATCATAGCGGTTCATTGAACATAAACTGAACTATTAGTTTTTATTAAATGTTACTGGTCCTGCAGATCTGTACTACTGAAAAGAGAAGATCACGAGTTAGTATACAATACTCTAAAATGTGTATATATGATGAGCACAAGCAATCCAATCTTCCTAGAATACGATATAAGTTCCTTAAACAAAAAGATAATGAGATCGAAGAGAATAAAACACTTAAAAAGTCTACCAACCTATCTTCACTTTGtacaaaaaaaggagaaaaggtgTGTTCATCACCAACTAATTAATAGCTAGTGTTAGTAGTTTacttcaattaattaattaagttcctTAGAGTACTACCCTTATTAATGTGGTCTACTATTAATGAACATCTTAGAGAAGAACATTTTCCCcatgatatatatagataagaGTCCCCAGACACATACAACATGAGATAAACTTGAAGATCAAAAATCCTAAGGTTACTTaccttcgtttttttttttcttttcttttttttttttaatagaaaagctAGCTACTTACCCAGTTGAATCTATAGCAATACTTAATAATCTCTCCCGCACAATGAGTAGCTCACATACTACTCTCTCCTCCTTCGCTCTGATCCATATGATCTCCTGAGCTTATACTCCCCTCTCCTGAAGGGTTGGCACTTGTGCACCATGGAGTAGTggtagcagtagcagtagcagggTAATTAGGCACATGAGATGCCACCACCCCATAGCCCTGGTTGAACAATGGCCCCCCCACCCCTCCTCCATTCCCAACCCTCCTCCCATACTCACCTGATCTCTGGTACAAGCTCCCCAAGCGCTGCGCCGACTGCGGCTGCTGCAGATGCCCCGTCGGGATCTCGCCGCATGCGTACCGGAGCAGGTCGGCATGGGCGATCTCGAGCTCCTTCTGGAGCCTCTGGACCTGTCTCTGGAGCACGGAGATGGCGCCGACGCATCCGTAGACCGGGTCCTTCACCCTCGCCTCGGCCTCGTAGGCCAAGGAGTTGACGGCGTCCTCGCGCTGGTGGGGGAGGAGCTCGTTGAGTAGCTTCGTGACGTTGCTCGCGCCAAACACCTTGTGAACGTTTATGAATTTCTGCGGCTCCTCGGGCGGGAAGTAGGGGGCGAAGATGCAGCCCGGCATGCACTTTCGTCGCAGAAACTTGCAGGCGGCGCAGGGGGAGTTTgaggtggaggaagaggaggagctcGAAGATGACATGCTTGATTAATTGATCCCTTAATTAACTGCATATATACTCCATGCATTAGTTCATTAAGTTTCTCTTTGAGTAGAATCTAACTTAGATCTAACTGAGTTGCAAGTGTAAAGTTGCTTCTGTTCTAGCCAGGTACCCTAGCTACTTTTCCTTTAACCTGTATGATTAAttcttagggttagggtttggtgaTGGAGGAGCTTGCATTGCTGATTTCTCTACATTTTGAAAAACCTAGCTCTATAGctacctgaaaaaaaaaaagaagagaaaacccCATGAAATTAACTTGATTTACCATTTAGTCTCAAGGAGAATAATTAGAAGAAATCTTACTTTCCTAAAAACTAGTTGCACCTTCTTCCATGCTAaggtaggatatatatataatattgttgCAACTAATACCTCTCAGAGAGAGTGCTTCATTTTATCCATCATATATGACTAGTTATAATTTTCTATTAGTGTATACAAGAAGCAGCACCATCACCTTACCCTAAAACAAAGATAACAATGGAGGgaaaatctttaaaaataacTCTCACTTTCTATTTTCTAGACTTAGAAGCCTATGTCTATTGAGGAAGGAACAACTATTCATTAGTTACCTCTCTTAATTAGATCTGATCAGGAAGGGCTCTGATCAAAGGGAAAGGCCAAGTGGACTCTTCCCCCTTTGTTAAAAGAGCTCTCTCAACGGCTAGCAGGGGCTCATCAGTTTCTTCCAAGATCCAAGAAGCTGCagtaagaagaaacaaaaaggtTTCTCAGATTTAATTGATTTCCTTGTAGTGCATGAGCACTGAATCGAAAGAAGAGAGGGTTGCAGAGAAAACAACCAAATTCATTTCATTGTTTCTGTGGGGGAGGAAAGCATGTAAACAGTACTGTTAGGAAAAGGAAAGGTGAGTGGGTTTGAGAGAGAATAGCATTTAGTGTTTGTGCAGAAGAATAAGGAagggccaaaaaaaataaacagcttaaaaaaaagagaaaaaaaaagagtgcttGTAATTATTTTCAGTACAACTATAAAGGTTGACTGTGACACTGCACCCATGAGAATATCTTGTACACATCATCTCATCACATCTTAAATAGTACtagacatgtatatatatatatatatatatatatatatataagccacATGATTTCTACTTGGTAATGTCTCCCTACGTGGTAGAGCATAGTATTTCAATTTAGCTACTTACAAAATGATAGTAAAATCCCTCCCCcccag
Proteins encoded in this window:
- the LOC109706404 gene encoding LOB domain-containing protein 25-like, which encodes MSSSSSSSSSTSNSPCAACKFLRRKCMPGCIFAPYFPPEEPQKFINVHKVFGASNVTKLLNELLPHQREDAVNSLAYEAEARVKDPVYGCVGAISVLQRQVQRLQKELEIAHADLLRYACGEIPTGHLQQPQSAQRLGSLYQRSGEYGRRVGNGGGVGGPLFNQGYGVVASHVPNYPATATATTTPWCTSANPSGEGSISSGDHMDQSEGGESSM